A single Strix aluco isolate bStrAlu1 chromosome 20, bStrAlu1.hap1, whole genome shotgun sequence DNA region contains:
- the RAB14 gene encoding ras-related protein Rab-14 isoform X2 has protein sequence MAKQHQCTCIREVMADCPHTIGVEFGTRIIEVSGQKIKLQIWDTAGQERFRAVTRSYYRGAAGALMVYDITRRSTYNHLSSWLTDARNLTNPNTVIILIGNKADLEAQRDVTYEEAKQFAEENGLLFLEASAKTGENVEDAFLEAAKKIYQNIQDGSLDLNAAESGVQHKPSAPQGGRLTSEPQPQREGCGC, from the exons ATGGCCAAACAGCATCAGTGTACATGCATCAGAGAAG TTATGGCAGACTGTCCCCACACAATTGGTGTTGAATTTGGCACAAGAATAATTGAAGTTAGTGGCCAAAAAATTAAACTACAGATTTGGGATACAGCAGGACAAGAGAGATTCAGGGCTGTCACACGAAGCTACtacagaggagcagcaggagctcTCATGGTCTACGACATCACCAG AAGAAGTACGTATAATCACTTAAGCAGCTGGCTGACAGATGCAAGGAACCTCACCAATCCAAATACT GTGATAATCCTCATAGGAAATAAAGCAGatctggaagcacagagggatgtTACATACGAAGAAGCCAAACaatttgctgaagaaaatg GTTTATTGTTCCTTGAAGCAAGTGCAAAAAC TGGAGAGAACGTTGAGGATGCGTTCCTGGAGGCTGCCAAGAAAATCTACCAGAATATCCAAGACGGAAGCCTCGATCTGAACGCTGCAGAGTCGGGTGTACAGCACAAACCGTCAGCTCCGCAGGGGGGGCGACTAACCAGCGAACCCCAGCCCCAGAGAGAAGGCTGTGGCTGCTAG
- the RAB14 gene encoding ras-related protein Rab-14 isoform X1 has product MATAPYNYSYIFKYIIIGDMGVGKSCLLHQFTEKKFMADCPHTIGVEFGTRIIEVSGQKIKLQIWDTAGQERFRAVTRSYYRGAAGALMVYDITRRSTYNHLSSWLTDARNLTNPNTVIILIGNKADLEAQRDVTYEEAKQFAEENGLLFLEASAKTGENVEDAFLEAAKKIYQNIQDGSLDLNAAESGVQHKPSAPQGGRLTSEPQPQREGCGC; this is encoded by the exons GGGACATGGGTGTAGGAAAGTCCTGTTTGCTTCATcaatttacagaaaagaagt TTATGGCAGACTGTCCCCACACAATTGGTGTTGAATTTGGCACAAGAATAATTGAAGTTAGTGGCCAAAAAATTAAACTACAGATTTGGGATACAGCAGGACAAGAGAGATTCAGGGCTGTCACACGAAGCTACtacagaggagcagcaggagctcTCATGGTCTACGACATCACCAG AAGAAGTACGTATAATCACTTAAGCAGCTGGCTGACAGATGCAAGGAACCTCACCAATCCAAATACT GTGATAATCCTCATAGGAAATAAAGCAGatctggaagcacagagggatgtTACATACGAAGAAGCCAAACaatttgctgaagaaaatg GTTTATTGTTCCTTGAAGCAAGTGCAAAAAC TGGAGAGAACGTTGAGGATGCGTTCCTGGAGGCTGCCAAGAAAATCTACCAGAATATCCAAGACGGAAGCCTCGATCTGAACGCTGCAGAGTCGGGTGTACAGCACAAACCGTCAGCTCCGCAGGGGGGGCGACTAACCAGCGAACCCCAGCCCCAGAGAGAAGGCTGTGGCTGCTAG